A window of the Linepithema humile isolate Giens D197 chromosome 4, Lhum_UNIL_v1.0, whole genome shotgun sequence genome harbors these coding sequences:
- the LOC105677733 gene encoding uncharacterized protein isoform X3: protein MEISEDDIRIRNQPTDLYDKLSVYDKQKSDETDLNEVEIITAAQRFCTIEIKESTNYHTIGEKAIDKDQHETKESSISDSTLENIDHTESSAISNALTDPLYLDTLDSDSINIEFQKQPSTTEVFIRNDDQIQSTNYNISTVTIPNEFLDGLNINIKKEDDEGSGTLYTAEWLCDSNNDTSIQLRVLKDSKQNIQIPVDVDADVIAITKRRGQLTDGKDTAEQEKTKVSRRTKKHVRLKSTVCQDYRERLRKKAECMREKRKKLYEQESEEQRLQRLAKEAAKRREMRMYYETPEQRRKRLDAEAARKREYRMYNETPEDKRKRLDREAERRRVKRLSLYASETPEQRRERLNKESAKRREARLNQYAKETEEERKERLRRDALRAREMRFTRSAIETEEERRQRTERCADKRQSGNSIGWPLLEQLDDVVSEHIDTTGSQWGTDHTATA, encoded by the exons ATGGAAATATCTGAAGACGATATACGAATAAGAAATCAACCTACAGACTTGTATGATAAACTCTCAGTGTATGATAAACAGAAGAGCGATGAAACGGACCTTAACGAAGTCGAGATAATTACAGCAGCGCAGCGtttttgtactatcgaaattaAAGAGAGTACAAATTATCACACAATCGGTGAGAAAGCGATTGATAAAGATCAGCACGAGACTAAGGAATCAAGCATCTCAGATTCTACTTTAGAGAACATAGACCATACCGAAAGCAGTGCCATTAGTAACGCATTAACGGATCCGCTTTACTTGGACACCTTGGATTCTGATTCCATAAATATCGAATTCCAGAAACAGCCGAGCACAACAGAAGTGTTTATTCGAAACGATGACCAGATCCAATCGACCAATTACAATATATCTACAGTAACAATACCGAACGAATTCTTGGATGggcttaatattaatataaagaaggAGGATGACGAAGGTAGCGGTACGCTGTACACTGCGGAGTGGTTATGCGACAGCAATAACGACACCAGTATACAATTGAGAGTCTTGAAGGATTCTAagcaaaatatacaaattccTGTGGATGTGGACGCCGACGTAATTGCGATTACGAAACGTAGAGGTCAATTAACGGACGGAAAGGATACTGCGGAGCAAGAGAAAACTAAAGTATCCAGAAGGACGAAGAAACACGTAAGATTAAAGTCCACCGTGTGTCAGGACTACAGAGAGCGATTGAGAAAAAAGGCTGAATGTATGAGAGAGAAACGGAAGAAGTTGTATGAGCAAGAGAGCGAGGAGCAACGTCTGCAAAGGCTGGCGAAGGAAGCGGCGAAGAGACGTGAGATGAGAATGTATTACGAGACACCGGAGCAACGAAGGAAAAGGTTGGACGCTGAAGCAGCGCGAAAGAGAGAATACAGAATGTATAACGAGACGCCGGAAGacaagagaaagagattgGATCGTGAGGCCGAGAGAAGAAGAGTGAAGAGGCTTTCGTTGTACGCGAGCGAAACGCCGGAACAGAGAAGAGAAAGGCTGAACAAAGAATCAGCGAAGAGGCGAGAAGCTCGACTGAATCAATATGCTAAAGAGACGGAGGAGGAAAGGAAGGAGAGATTGCGAAGGGACGCCCTGAGAGCCAGGGAGATGAGATTCACGAGATCCGCCATCGAGACGGAGGAAGAGCGTAGGCAAAG AACTGAACGATGTGCAGATAAGAGACAATCCGGAAACTCAATTGGATGGCCATTACTTGAGCAACTGGATGATGTGGTTTCAGAACACATTGACACAACCGGTTCACAGTGGGGAACAGATCACACAGCCACAGCATAA
- the LOC105677733 gene encoding inner centromere protein-like isoform X4: MEISEDDIRIRNQPTDLYDKLSVYDKQKSDETDLNEVEIITAAQRFCTIEIKESTNYHTIGEKAIDKDQHETKESSISDSTLENIDHTESSAISNALTDPLYLDTLDSDSINIEFQKQPSTTEVFIRNDDQIQSTNYNISTVTIPNEFLDGLNINIKKEDDEGSGTLYTAEWLCDSNNDTSIQLRVLKDSKQNIQIPVDVDADVIAITKRRGQLTDGKDTAEQEKTKVSRRTKKHVRLKSTVCQDYRERLRKKAECMREKRKKLYEQESEEQRLQRLAKEAAKRREMRMYYETPEQRRKRLDAEAARKREYRMYNETPEDKRKRLDREAERRRVKRLSLYASETPEQRRERLNKESAKRREARLNQYAKETEEERKERLRRDALRAREMRFTRSAIETEEERRQR; encoded by the exons ATGGAAATATCTGAAGACGATATACGAATAAGAAATCAACCTACAGACTTGTATGATAAACTCTCAGTGTATGATAAACAGAAGAGCGATGAAACGGACCTTAACGAAGTCGAGATAATTACAGCAGCGCAGCGtttttgtactatcgaaattaAAGAGAGTACAAATTATCACACAATCGGTGAGAAAGCGATTGATAAAGATCAGCACGAGACTAAGGAATCAAGCATCTCAGATTCTACTTTAGAGAACATAGACCATACCGAAAGCAGTGCCATTAGTAACGCATTAACGGATCCGCTTTACTTGGACACCTTGGATTCTGATTCCATAAATATCGAATTCCAGAAACAGCCGAGCACAACAGAAGTGTTTATTCGAAACGATGACCAGATCCAATCGACCAATTACAATATATCTACAGTAACAATACCGAACGAATTCTTGGATGggcttaatattaatataaagaaggAGGATGACGAAGGTAGCGGTACGCTGTACACTGCGGAGTGGTTATGCGACAGCAATAACGACACCAGTATACAATTGAGAGTCTTGAAGGATTCTAagcaaaatatacaaattccTGTGGATGTGGACGCCGACGTAATTGCGATTACGAAACGTAGAGGTCAATTAACGGACGGAAAGGATACTGCGGAGCAAGAGAAAACTAAAGTATCCAGAAGGACGAAGAAACACGTAAGATTAAAGTCCACCGTGTGTCAGGACTACAGAGAGCGATTGAGAAAAAAGGCTGAATGTATGAGAGAGAAACGGAAGAAGTTGTATGAGCAAGAGAGCGAGGAGCAACGTCTGCAAAGGCTGGCGAAGGAAGCGGCGAAGAGACGTGAGATGAGAATGTATTACGAGACACCGGAGCAACGAAGGAAAAGGTTGGACGCTGAAGCAGCGCGAAAGAGAGAATACAGAATGTATAACGAGACGCCGGAAGacaagagaaagagattgGATCGTGAGGCCGAGAGAAGAAGAGTGAAGAGGCTTTCGTTGTACGCGAGCGAAACGCCGGAACAGAGAAGAGAAAGGCTGAACAAAGAATCAGCGAAGAGGCGAGAAGCTCGACTGAATCAATATGCTAAAGAGACGGAGGAGGAAAGGAAGGAGAGATTGCGAAGGGACGCCCTGAGAGCCAGGGAGATGAGATTCACGAGATCCGCCATCGAGACGGAGGAAGAGCGTAGGCAAAG ATAA
- the LOC105677733 gene encoding uncharacterized protein isoform X2, with protein sequence MEISEDDIRIRNQPTDLYDKLSVYDKQKSDETDLNEVEIITAAQRFCTIEIKESTNYHTIGEKAIDKDQHETKESSISDSTLENIDHTESSAISNALTDPLYLDTLDSDSINIEFQKQPSTTEVFIRNDDQIQSTNYNISTVTIPNEFLDGLNINIKKEDDEGSGTLYTAEWLCDSNNDTSIQLRVLKDSKQNIQIPVDVDADVIAITKRRGQLTDGKDTAEQEKTKVSRRTKKHVRLKSTVCQDYRERLRKKAECMREKRKKLYEQESEEQRLQRLAKEAAKRREMRMYYETPEQRRKRLDAEAARKREYRMYNETPEDKRKRLDREAERRRVKRLSLYASETPEQRRERLNKESAKRREARLNQYAKETEEERKERLRRDALRAREMRFTRSAIETEEERRQRTPNCSQFSRTERCADKRQSGNSIGWPLLEQLDDVVSEHIDTTGSQWGTDHTATA encoded by the exons ATGGAAATATCTGAAGACGATATACGAATAAGAAATCAACCTACAGACTTGTATGATAAACTCTCAGTGTATGATAAACAGAAGAGCGATGAAACGGACCTTAACGAAGTCGAGATAATTACAGCAGCGCAGCGtttttgtactatcgaaattaAAGAGAGTACAAATTATCACACAATCGGTGAGAAAGCGATTGATAAAGATCAGCACGAGACTAAGGAATCAAGCATCTCAGATTCTACTTTAGAGAACATAGACCATACCGAAAGCAGTGCCATTAGTAACGCATTAACGGATCCGCTTTACTTGGACACCTTGGATTCTGATTCCATAAATATCGAATTCCAGAAACAGCCGAGCACAACAGAAGTGTTTATTCGAAACGATGACCAGATCCAATCGACCAATTACAATATATCTACAGTAACAATACCGAACGAATTCTTGGATGggcttaatattaatataaagaaggAGGATGACGAAGGTAGCGGTACGCTGTACACTGCGGAGTGGTTATGCGACAGCAATAACGACACCAGTATACAATTGAGAGTCTTGAAGGATTCTAagcaaaatatacaaattccTGTGGATGTGGACGCCGACGTAATTGCGATTACGAAACGTAGAGGTCAATTAACGGACGGAAAGGATACTGCGGAGCAAGAGAAAACTAAAGTATCCAGAAGGACGAAGAAACACGTAAGATTAAAGTCCACCGTGTGTCAGGACTACAGAGAGCGATTGAGAAAAAAGGCTGAATGTATGAGAGAGAAACGGAAGAAGTTGTATGAGCAAGAGAGCGAGGAGCAACGTCTGCAAAGGCTGGCGAAGGAAGCGGCGAAGAGACGTGAGATGAGAATGTATTACGAGACACCGGAGCAACGAAGGAAAAGGTTGGACGCTGAAGCAGCGCGAAAGAGAGAATACAGAATGTATAACGAGACGCCGGAAGacaagagaaagagattgGATCGTGAGGCCGAGAGAAGAAGAGTGAAGAGGCTTTCGTTGTACGCGAGCGAAACGCCGGAACAGAGAAGAGAAAGGCTGAACAAAGAATCAGCGAAGAGGCGAGAAGCTCGACTGAATCAATATGCTAAAGAGACGGAGGAGGAAAGGAAGGAGAGATTGCGAAGGGACGCCCTGAGAGCCAGGGAGATGAGATTCACGAGATCCGCCATCGAGACGGAGGAAGAGCGTAGGCAAAG AACTCCGAACTGTTCGCAATTTTCAAGAACTGAACGATGTGCAGATAAGAGACAATCCGGAAACTCAATTGGATGGCCATTACTTGAGCAACTGGATGATGTGGTTTCAGAACACATTGACACAACCGGTTCACAGTGGGGAACAGATCACACAGCCACAGCATAA
- the LOC105677733 gene encoding uncharacterized protein isoform X1 yields MEISEDDIRIRNQPTDLYDKLSVYDKQKSDETDLNEVEIITAAQRFCTIEIKESTNYHTIGEKAIDKDQHETKESSISDSTLENIDHTESSAISNALTDPLYLDTLDSDSINIEFQKQPSTTEVFIRNDDQIQSTNYNISTVTIPNEFLDGLNINIKKEDDEGSGTLYTAEWLCDSNNDTSIQLRVLKDSKQNIQIPVDVDADVIAITKRRGQLTDGKDTAEQEKTKVSRRTKKHVRLKSTVCQDYRERLRKKAECMREKRKKLYEQESEEQRLQRLAKEAAKRREMRMYYETPEQRRKRLDAEAARKREYRMYNETPEDKRKRLDREAERRRVKRLSLYASETPEQRRERLNKESAKRREARLNQYAKETEEERKERLRRDALRAREMRFTRSAIETEEERRQRLVKDALRKREVRMHGGHSVNNNFTELRTVRNFQELNDVQIRDNPETQLDGHYLSNWMMWFQNTLTQPVHSGEQITQPQHNR; encoded by the coding sequence ATGGAAATATCTGAAGACGATATACGAATAAGAAATCAACCTACAGACTTGTATGATAAACTCTCAGTGTATGATAAACAGAAGAGCGATGAAACGGACCTTAACGAAGTCGAGATAATTACAGCAGCGCAGCGtttttgtactatcgaaattaAAGAGAGTACAAATTATCACACAATCGGTGAGAAAGCGATTGATAAAGATCAGCACGAGACTAAGGAATCAAGCATCTCAGATTCTACTTTAGAGAACATAGACCATACCGAAAGCAGTGCCATTAGTAACGCATTAACGGATCCGCTTTACTTGGACACCTTGGATTCTGATTCCATAAATATCGAATTCCAGAAACAGCCGAGCACAACAGAAGTGTTTATTCGAAACGATGACCAGATCCAATCGACCAATTACAATATATCTACAGTAACAATACCGAACGAATTCTTGGATGggcttaatattaatataaagaaggAGGATGACGAAGGTAGCGGTACGCTGTACACTGCGGAGTGGTTATGCGACAGCAATAACGACACCAGTATACAATTGAGAGTCTTGAAGGATTCTAagcaaaatatacaaattccTGTGGATGTGGACGCCGACGTAATTGCGATTACGAAACGTAGAGGTCAATTAACGGACGGAAAGGATACTGCGGAGCAAGAGAAAACTAAAGTATCCAGAAGGACGAAGAAACACGTAAGATTAAAGTCCACCGTGTGTCAGGACTACAGAGAGCGATTGAGAAAAAAGGCTGAATGTATGAGAGAGAAACGGAAGAAGTTGTATGAGCAAGAGAGCGAGGAGCAACGTCTGCAAAGGCTGGCGAAGGAAGCGGCGAAGAGACGTGAGATGAGAATGTATTACGAGACACCGGAGCAACGAAGGAAAAGGTTGGACGCTGAAGCAGCGCGAAAGAGAGAATACAGAATGTATAACGAGACGCCGGAAGacaagagaaagagattgGATCGTGAGGCCGAGAGAAGAAGAGTGAAGAGGCTTTCGTTGTACGCGAGCGAAACGCCGGAACAGAGAAGAGAAAGGCTGAACAAAGAATCAGCGAAGAGGCGAGAAGCTCGACTGAATCAATATGCTAAAGAGACGGAGGAGGAAAGGAAGGAGAGATTGCGAAGGGACGCCCTGAGAGCCAGGGAGATGAGATTCACGAGATCCGCCATCGAGACGGAGGAAGAGCGTAGGCAAAGGTTAGTAAAAGACGCCCTTAGGAAGAGGGAGGTAAGGATGCATGGGGGCCATTCAGTGAACAATAATTTCACAGAACTCCGAACTGTTCGCAATTTTCAAGAACTGAACGATGTGCAGATAAGAGACAATCCGGAAACTCAATTGGATGGCCATTACTTGAGCAACTGGATGATGTGGTTTCAGAACACATTGACACAACCGGTTCACAGTGGGGAACAGATCACACAGCCACAGCATAATAGATAA
- the LOC105677757 gene encoding WD repeat-containing protein 3: MGLTKQYLRYVPAGNANIIASPRCNVVFVKLEGQEGRFVAAAACEHVYIWDLRLGEKAQVLSGEKACVTHLAASPNKRHIAVGYTDGTVKTFDLSSGENVSIFVGHKSEITALAYDALGHRLATGSKDTDIIVWDVVAETGICRLTGHKGVITKLTFMKEHNIIISASKDTFVKFWDLDTEHNFKTLIGHRSEVWSLVLVNDDRYLITGCNDKELRVWKITFLDNKSIEFDTGVSTLNLNEEDEENEESIDTDMKYPMKCEKVGSILRAGNGRVISLEADSTCKVFGCHGVGNSIELFYLLPEETVKTRYSKRMKKERQKAQKQGSDAETNPSTAPSLRDEIKRLPVVQVSGKVKGLDLIMGKENELRLCVGVNNNSIELHSLYTEEKDPEVKCLRSIAAHGHRSDVRAVCFSSDNLAFATVSGDSVKLWNRPTLACLRTVHCGYALTITFVPGDRHLIVGLKDGKMLIIDIASGDILEEVPAHSKELWSVTLFPDKKGVASGGGDQTVKFWNFELIQDEDSQIKAKVLSVLHTRTLKLEESVLCVRISPNSRFVAVSLLDSTIKIFFLDSFKFFVSLYGHKLPVLCMDISSDSALIATGSADRNIKIWGLDFGDCHKSMFAHDDSVTGLSFVPDTHYFFSSGKDGKIKQWDADIFQKIVTLQGHAGESWNCCVSPNGVFVASCGSDRVIRLYEKTNEPLVLQDEAEEEREQQENELVTGETTAVLGQKQQALPSRKTVSSERAAELILECLEVSKQYDDELSKAVSDEKPPLPLLMQAYNCASTEDFLLETFKRVRASEMEETLLLLPFSAACDILQKLPTLLKRDYHAELLARLALCLIQAHHGPIVANQNLLPTLEIVKKLAVKKISTLRDTIGFNLHGMMYIQRILEEQEGIKFFRDASKNTEKKKKIRRNKEKAIKRAIMNL, translated from the exons ATGGGCTTGACCAAACAGTATCTCAGATATGTACCTGCAGGTAATGCAAACATAATTGCAAGTCCTCGGTGCAATGTTGTCTTTGTAAAATTGGAAGGCCAAGAAGGTAGATTTGTAGCTGCTGCTGCGTGTGAACATGTATACATTTGGGATCTACGGCTTGGAGAAAAg GCACAAGTATTGTCCGGAGAGAAAGCATGTGTAACACATTTGGCTGCATCACCGAACAAAAGACATATTGCAGTTGGCTACACAGATGGCACAGTGAAAACTTTTGATTTAAGCTCTGGTGAAAACGTCAGCATATTTGTGGGGCACAAATCTGAAATAACAGCATTAGCGTACGATGCTTTAGGACATAGACTAGCCACTGGCTCTAAA GATACAGATATCATTGTCTGGGATGTTGTGGCAGAAACTGGAATATGTCGGTTAACTGGACACAAAGGTGTTATAactaaattaacttttatgaAGGAGCATAACATCATTATTAGTGCTAGCAAAGATACATTTGTAAAGTTTTGGGATCTGGACACAGAACATAATTTCAAAACCTTAATTGGACATAGATCAGAG GTTTGGAGTCTCGTCTTAGTGAACGACGATCGATACTTGATAACAGGATGTAATGATAAAGAATTGCGTGTCTGGAAAATAACGTTTCTTGATAACAAGAGTATTGAGTTTGATACAGGTGTAAGCACTTTAAATCTCAATGAAGAGGACGAAGAGAATGAAGAAAGTATAGACACAGATATG AAATATCCCATGAAATGTGAAAAAGTTGGGAGTATATTACGCGCTGGGAACGGCCGTGTTATCTCGTTAGAAGCTGACTCCACATGCAAAGTTTTTGGATGCCACGGAGTGGGAAATtctatagaattattttatctactACCTGAAGAAACAGTAAAGACTAGATATTCAAAAAGAATGAAGAAAGAACGACAAAAAGcacaaaa gCAAGGAAGTGATGCAGAAACGAATCCATCGACTGCACCATCTCTAAGGGATGAGATAAAACGTTTACCTGTCGTGCAAGTTTCCGGTAAAGTGAAAGGGCTTGATTTAATTATGGGCAAAGAAAATGAACTCCGG ttatGCGTTGGAGTTAATAACAATTCGATCGAATTGCATTCCTTGTACACGGAAGAGAAGGATCCGGAAGTAAAATGTTTACGTTCAATAGCGGCACATGGACATCGCTCAGATGTCCGAGCTGTTTGTTTTAGTTCTGACAATTTAGCGTTCGCTACTGTGAGCGGAGATTCTGTTAAATTATGGAATag GCCAACATTAGCGTGTTTACGCACAGTGCATTGCGGTTACGCCTTGACCATAACATTCGTACCGGGAGATAGGCATCTGATTGTTGGTTTGAAGGACGGTAAGATGCTTATTATCGACATTGCATCCGGCGATATTTTGGAAGAGGTGCCTGCGCATTCCAAAGAGCTTTGGAGCGTGACGTTGTTTCCGGATAAG AAAGGAGTTGCCAGTGGCGGCGGTGACCAAACAGTGAAATTTTGGAACTTTGAACTAATTCAAGATGAAGACAGTCAAATTAAAGCGAAGGTCCTTTCTGTCTTACACACAAGAACGCTTAAGCTTGAAGAAAGCGTACTGTGTGTAAGAATAAGTCCAAACAGCAGATTTGTTGCCGTTTCTCTACTGGATTCTACCATTAAAATCTTCTTTTTGGATTCATTCAAG TTTTTCGTATCACTTTATGGACACAAGCTACCAGTGTTATGTATGGATATATCCAGCGACTCCGCGCTCATAGCAACTGGTTCTGCCGAtcgcaatattaaaatctgGGGCCTTGACTTTGGCGATTGCCACAAATCTATGTTCGCGCACGACGACTCTGTCACAGGTCTCTCGTTTGTGCCTGATActcattatttcttttcttctggAAAAGACGGCAAAATTAAACAGTGGGACGCCgatatatttcaaaagatCGTCACATTACAA GGTCACGCTGGAGAAAGTTGGAATTGTTGCGTTTCGCCAAATGGAGTTTTTGTCGCATCTTGCGGCTCCGATAGGGTAATTAGATTATACGAGAAGACTAATGAACCTTTAGTATTACAAGACGAAGCGGAAGAAGAAAGGGAACAGCAGGAGAACGAATTAGTCACTGGGGAAACCACAGCGGTGTTAGGGCAGAAGCAACAAGCATTACCTTCCAGAAAGACTGTCAGCAGTGAAAGAGCT gccgaattaatattagaatGTTTGGAAGTGTCTAAACAATATGACGATGAATTGAGTAAAGCTGTTTCTGACGAGAAGCCACCCCTTCCTCTCTTGATGCAAGCTTATAATTGTGCAAGCACGGAAGACTTCTTATTGGAAACTTTTAAACGAGTTAGGGCAAG TGAAATGGAAGAAACATTGCTGTTATTGCCATTTTCAGCAGCCTGTGATATTCTGCAGAAACTTCCTACTCTGTTGAAAAGGGATTACCATGCCGAATTATTAGCCAGATTAGCTTTGTGCTTAATACAGGCACACCATGGCCCAATAGTGGCAAATCAAAATCTTTTGCCCACATTGGAGATTGTAAAGAAGCttgctgtaaaaaaaatatccactTTAAGA GATACTATTGGTTTTAATTTGCATGGTATGATGTACATCCAACGCATTCTCGAAGAACAAGAAGGAATCAAATTCTTCAGAGATGCCAGTAAGAATaccgaaaagaaaaagaaaatcaggaGAAACAAGGAGAAAGCTATAAAGAGAGCAATCATGAACTTATAA
- the LOC105677759 gene encoding KICSTOR subunit 2-like isoform X2 codes for MMDHEDEFLNTFFTQVAQLCIDKAKETVEKERESCRQTQMGPWGMLLLHLPQIAMAERSYVDLGFLHTKNKGFLRKDNSLKTVYESLKSDLKRLEEMTRGTNSIGATVANVSNQLCQFITARIQLIEFYEKMYNMSVSSKVMKHQELLQFIEEIVEGHVLSCSHLALTAIKTGLTLEFEILVQLTKAQVEVQNWKFLPTLMALYGAQTRMSAWERTLQSKESWKLGFGATFLKANQQPALYQWLVKLRSAILAKYSLYFHTALSQQASPGEMRSIMSKQSVDYYHKMQSFQRKHDVLAVLIIFDSRGTENSGPGYRYPDRGADASESFRFVVCYPSTFMQKPSEHLDNIQTKIKERQMELLAMDKVTYHKSTKGSKNEVRRTKKYAGCAITSVC; via the exons ATGATGGATCACGAAGATGAATTCCTTAACACCTTTTTTACACAGGTCGCTCAGCTGTGCATCGATAAAGCTAAAGAGACAGTT gaAAAAGAAAGGGAATCATGCAGGCAAACACAAATGGGCCCATGGGGCATGCTTTTGTTGCATTTACCACAAATAGCCATGGCTGAACGTTCATATGTAGATCTAGGTTTTCTCCATACTAAAAATAAAGGCTTCCTTAGAAAGGAT AATTCTTTAAAAACTGTGTATGAATCATTGAAGTCTGATTTAAAGAGACTTGAGGAAATGACCAGAGGAACAAACTCTATTGGAGCGACTGTTGCAAATGTTTCTAATCAACTCTGCCAATTTATCACAGCAAGAATCCAACTGATAGAATT ctatgaaaaaatgtacaatatgaGTGTAAGTAGCAAAGTTATGAAGCACCAAGAACTGTTGCAGTTTATTGAGGAAATAGTAGAAGGTCATGTATTATCGTGTTCTCATTTAGCACTGACTGCTATTAAAACAGGTTTAAC ATTGGAATTTGAGATACTAGTACAATTAACAAAGGCACAAGTCGAAGttcaaaattggaaatttttacCGACTCTAATGGCTCTCTATGGAGCACAAACGCGAATGTCAGCTTGGGAAAGGACTCTGCAGAGCAAGGAG TCCTGGAAATTGGGTTTTGGTGCGACATTTCTTAAAGCGAATCAACAACCAGCACTATACCAATGGCTGGTGAAACTTCGCAGTGCCATATTAGCTAAATATTCCTTGTACTTCCACACTGCTCTAAGCCAGCAAGCTAGTCCAGGAGAAATGAGAAGTATTATGAGCAAACAGAGTGTGGATTATTATCATAa GATGCAAAGTTTTCAGCGGAAGCACGATGTACTAGCGGTGCTAATAATCTTTGATTCTAGAGGAACTGAAAATTCAGGTCCTGGATATAGATATCCAGACAGAGGAGCAGACGCTTCCGAGAGCTTTCGCTTTGTTGTTTGTTATCCtagt ACATTTATGCAGAAACCATCGGAGCACTTGGACAATATTCAAACCAAGATAAAGGAACGTCAGATGGAACTTCTTGCCATGGACAAAGTTACTTACCACAAAAGCACAAAG gGCAGCAAAAATGAAGTCAGACGtactaaaaaatatgcagGATGTGCAATAACTTCAGTTTGTTAA
- the LOC105677759 gene encoding KICSTOR subunit 2-like isoform X1, producing the protein MMDHEDEFLNTFFTQVAQLCIDKAKETVEKERESCRQTQMGPWGMLLLHLPQIAMAERSYVDLGFLHTKNKGFLRKDNSLKTVYESLKSDLKRLEEMTRGTNSIGATVANVSNQLCQFITARIQLIEFYEKMYNMSVSSKVMKHQELLQFIEEIVEGHVLSCSHLALTAIKTGLTLEFEILVQLTKAQVEVQNWKFLPTLMALYGAQTRMSAWERTLQSKESWKLGFGATFLKANQQPALYQWLVKLRSAILAKYSLYFHTALSQQASPGEMRSIMSKQSVDYYHKMQSFQRKHDVLAVLIIFDSRGTENSGPGYRYPDRGADASESFRFVVCYPSTFMQKPSEHLDNIQTKIKERQMELLAMDKVTYHKSTKDLCTYAFHNTDPRMTLVVAFENGKQRDKETHITSFMTDLAMHIRCNKVYECLKLSK; encoded by the exons ATGATGGATCACGAAGATGAATTCCTTAACACCTTTTTTACACAGGTCGCTCAGCTGTGCATCGATAAAGCTAAAGAGACAGTT gaAAAAGAAAGGGAATCATGCAGGCAAACACAAATGGGCCCATGGGGCATGCTTTTGTTGCATTTACCACAAATAGCCATGGCTGAACGTTCATATGTAGATCTAGGTTTTCTCCATACTAAAAATAAAGGCTTCCTTAGAAAGGAT AATTCTTTAAAAACTGTGTATGAATCATTGAAGTCTGATTTAAAGAGACTTGAGGAAATGACCAGAGGAACAAACTCTATTGGAGCGACTGTTGCAAATGTTTCTAATCAACTCTGCCAATTTATCACAGCAAGAATCCAACTGATAGAATT ctatgaaaaaatgtacaatatgaGTGTAAGTAGCAAAGTTATGAAGCACCAAGAACTGTTGCAGTTTATTGAGGAAATAGTAGAAGGTCATGTATTATCGTGTTCTCATTTAGCACTGACTGCTATTAAAACAGGTTTAAC ATTGGAATTTGAGATACTAGTACAATTAACAAAGGCACAAGTCGAAGttcaaaattggaaatttttacCGACTCTAATGGCTCTCTATGGAGCACAAACGCGAATGTCAGCTTGGGAAAGGACTCTGCAGAGCAAGGAG TCCTGGAAATTGGGTTTTGGTGCGACATTTCTTAAAGCGAATCAACAACCAGCACTATACCAATGGCTGGTGAAACTTCGCAGTGCCATATTAGCTAAATATTCCTTGTACTTCCACACTGCTCTAAGCCAGCAAGCTAGTCCAGGAGAAATGAGAAGTATTATGAGCAAACAGAGTGTGGATTATTATCATAa GATGCAAAGTTTTCAGCGGAAGCACGATGTACTAGCGGTGCTAATAATCTTTGATTCTAGAGGAACTGAAAATTCAGGTCCTGGATATAGATATCCAGACAGAGGAGCAGACGCTTCCGAGAGCTTTCGCTTTGTTGTTTGTTATCCtagt ACATTTATGCAGAAACCATCGGAGCACTTGGACAATATTCAAACCAAGATAAAGGAACGTCAGATGGAACTTCTTGCCATGGACAAAGTTACTTACCACAAAAGCACAAAG GATTTATGTACATATGCATTCCACAACACTGATCCTAGAATGACCCTCGTTGTAGCATTTGAAAACGGCAAACAGAGGGACAAAGAAACTCACATTACGTCGTTTATGACAGATCTCGCTATGCATATTAGATGCAATAAAGTTTACGAATGTTTGAAATTATCGAAATGA